The genomic interval ACGGTGGCGTCGTCCATGTTGTCGAGGAGCACGATGTCGACGCCCGCCTCGAGGGCGAGCTCGAGCTGCGCGAGCTTGTCGACCTCGCACTCGATCGTGCAGGTGTGCGACGCGTTGGCGCGCGCGCGGGAGATCGCCTCTTTGACGCCCCCCGAGGCGACGATGTGGTTGTCCTTGATGAGGATGGCCGAGCCGAGATCGTCGCGGTGGTTCTTGCCCCCGCCGCAGCGCACCGCGTACCGCTCGAGGAGCCGGAGGCCCGGGGTCGTCTTGCGGGTGTCGGTGATGCGGCACGCGCGGCCCTTCGGCACGGCGTCCACGTAGGCGCGCGTGAGCGTCGCCGTGCCGATCATGCGCTGAATGAGGTTCAGCGCGGTGCGCTCGGCCATCAAAATGGACTGGGCCGAGCCGCGCACCGTGAAGAGCGCCGTCTTCGCGGGGACGAGGGTGCCGTCCTCCACGTGGCGCTCGAACGTGAGCGTCGGATCGAGCTTCTCGAAGACCCGCGCGGCGACGTCGACCCCCGAGACGACCACGGGCTTGCGAGCCACGGCGCGCGCGACGGCCAAGGTCTCCTCGGGGATGCACGCGTGGGTCGTGACGTCGGAGCCCGAGAGGTCCTCCGCGAAGGCACGATCGATGATCGGGTCGACGAGCGAGATGGGCGAGAGGCGCATGGCCTGCCCTTACCACGAAAGGGCGGCGCCCTCCCCTCCCACGCCCGCGCCGCTCACCAGCTCTCGACGCGCCAGCCCCGCTTCGCCGCCACCCGCCGGAGGCGAGGATCGGGGTTCACGCAGACCGGCACGGCGACGCGCTCGAGCAGCGGGAGGTCGGTGTACGAATCGGAATAGAAGGTCGCGTCGTCCAGCGAAAACCCGAGCTCTTTCGCGAGCTTCTCGGCTTTGGTGATCTTGCCCTCGGCGTAACAAAGAGGGTCGACGAAGCGGCCCGTGAACCGCCCGTCGCTCCCGACCTCGAGCTCGCTCGTGAGGAGGTGTGGGATGCCGAGGAGGCGCCCGAGCGGACGCGTGGCGTACTCGGAAGCGCCGGTGACGACGGCCAGCACCTCGCCTTTTTGCCGGTGCGCTTCGACAGCGCGGCGTCCCTCGTCGCACACGTGCTTCTCGACGTGGGTGCGGAACCAGTCGTCACATCGGGCGGAGAGCACGACCTCGGGCACGCCCTCGATGGCGCGGAGGGCGCGCTTGGCCACTCCGGGGGCGTCGATGATGCCGGCGGTGTACTGGAGCATCCAGTACACGACCCGCGCGACGTCGGCGAAGGTGGCCTCGCCGATCTCGCGCTGGTACCGCACGTAGAGGCTTGCGGTCTCGATGCGAACGAGGGTGCGGTCCATGTCGAAGAGGGCAGCGCGCGGCATGGGGCTCTACTTAGCACCATCGGCGCGGCGGCCGAGCCTCTCGGCGGGGCTCGTGGGGGGCGGCGAAAGGTCGCCACGAACCCACACGCCGTTCGCCTGGTAGTATCCGAAGAGGAGCGGCGAGATCCCCTTCGGGAAGGCCCTGCGAGGCGCGCACGCGACCTCGGGCTCGGCCAAACGCTCGCCCGTGGCCACGTGCAGGAGAGCCGCGCGAACCCTTCGATCTTCGGGAGCGGTGCGCGCCATGACGGTGCCGAAGCGCGTGACCACGTTCGCCCGCGCGAGGTGCGCGCGGCAGGCAGGAGAGAGGGCGGCGAGCTCGGCCTTGGCCTCCGCGCGCACGAAGGCCCCGAGCCCCTCGCGGAGGCGAAAGACGATGCCTCGAAGCGCGGCGCTCGCTCCCTCGGGGAGTGGCAGGAGGTCACGCACGAAGTACGACGCGAGATCGGCGACGAGAGCCCTCGCGCGGCGTTCGACGACGAGGCGCTCTCCCCCGCGGAGATCACGGGCCAAGGTGAGCTTGAACGCAGGCTCTGCGAGGGTTCGCCCCCGCACGAGGCGCAGCACCTCTTCCCCGTGGAGGGTCACCTCGCCCATGGGCCCGAGCTCGAAGTCGTCGAAGGAGGCCTCGTCGATCGCATGCACGATCGAACGCTCGATCGTCGGCGCCTGTCGCGCGGGCCCGACGCGGAGCTCGGCCAAGGCGGCGAAGGGGCCCGTGTGGCTCGGCGGAGGCTCGGGGACACGCTCGCGCCCCCCCCTCGACGGCGCGCGGGTCATCGGCACGACGCGGCGCTTGCCCGTCGTGACGAAGCGCGCGACGAGGGCGGCGTGGAGCGCGTCACTCAGCCGATCTTCCCACTCGGCGGCCTGCGCCGCGATCTCGGCGGGCTCCGCCACGAAGCTTTGCTTCTGAGCCACGTACGACAGGAGGCGCACATGGGCGATGCGCGCGAGCAAGGTGTCGACGTCCCCCGTCGTGTCGTCCACCCCGGCGAAGCGCGACGCGAGGAACGCGCGCGACACCGGGCCACGATCCCGGACCTCGACGAAGAGATCGAGCACGAAGGCCGCGTGCGACTCGAAGAGCAGCTTCCTGTAGTCGGGGATGGAGCACATCTCCCACAAAAGGCGCACGTCGTCCGCGGAGGTCACACGACGGCGGACCTCGGGCCGCGCGGCGAGCGACACCAAGGTGCGGAGGTCGTCGATTTCGCTCGGGGCTTGCACGAGCCACGAGGAGCGCCCCCGCTCGGCGAGGGACGCGACGAGGGCGTCGAGCGAGTCGAACGAGGGGCGCGCGCGGAACCTCGCGCGGCGAATCGAGGGCACGAGGTGCTGCTCGACGGAGCGCACGAGCCCCGTCGGGAGAGAGAGCGGCGCGAGCGTGCCGAACGTCCCGTCGGTGACGTAGCGGCCGGCGCGGCCGGCGATTTGGCTGGCTTCGGACACCTCGAGCTCGCGCACCTCGCGCCCGTCGAACTTACGGAGCTTGGCGAACGCCACGTGCCGGCAGTCGAGGTTGAGGCCCATGCCGATCGCGTCGGTCGCAACGAGCGTGTCGACCTCGCCGGCCTGGAACATCGCCACTTGAGCGTTCCGCGCCCGAGGAGAGAGCGCACCGAGCACCACGGCCGCGCCCCCGCGCACCTTCGCGCGCTCGGCGAGCTCGATCACCTCGGCCATCGAGAACGCCACGACGGCGCTCCGCGGCGGCAGCTTCTTCAGGGAGAGCGCGCCGGCGTGGGAGAGCCGCGAGAGGCGCGGGGCGTGCTCGAGCACCGCGTGCGGCACGAGCCCGAGCAGCACCTCGCGCGCCGCGAGCGAGCCGAGGAAGATCGTCTCTCTTCGGCCACGCGCGTGGAGCACACGGTCGGTGAAGACGTGCCCGCGCTCCCGGTCCTCCATGAGCTGCACCTCGTCGACCGCGACGAAGTCGACCGGGCGCTCCGTGTCCATCGCCTCGGTCGTCGAGATCCAGTACGAGGGCGCACGAGGCACGCGGCGCTCCTCCCCCGTGACGAGCGCGACCCGCTCCGCGCCCACCTTCTCGCGCACCTTGTCGTAGACCTCACGCGCGAGGAGACGGAGAGGCAGACCGATGGCGCCCGTGTCGTGCTCGAGCATCCGCAAGACGGCCCTGTGGGTCTTGCCCGTGTTCGTCGGCCCGAGGAACGCCGTGACCGTGCTTCGCTCCATGGCGGCTCAGTAGAGACCGTAGCCCTTGCCGAGGATCTCCGAGAGCAGGTTGCACATCGCGTGAAATACGATGCCGGCCCCGACGCCTCGGGTGCGCGCGCGAAGGAGGCCGAAGAGGAGCGACGGAAAGAAGACGGCGAGCCGCGCGGGCGACGGGATCGTGGCCACGTGCCCCAGCGCGAAGAGCAGGCTGGTCACGACGATCGAGAGGCCCACGTCCGCGCCGAGCACGCGCGCGCGCAGCTTCGGACCGAAGGCGAGGTCGAGGCGCGACTGAAGGTAGCCGCGGTAGAAGGCCTCTTCGGGGAGCGCGATGATGACGAGCTGCCCGAACGCCTCGTTGGCGAACGCGGCCGGGGTGAACGGGAACCGAAATACCGACGTGACGTGCCACACACGACGCCACCCGAGGGCAAACGGGACGAACACGACCAGCGCCGCCAGAAGAGCCCAACCCATCGAAACAACGACACTTTTTGCCATACGGCGGACGGGCAGGGGCCCCGGCAGCACGAGGCCTCCCAGGGCGAGCCCCGAGGCTTCGACGGTGGCGTCGTCCCGCCTCCAAACGAAGAGCCACGTCGCGAGCAAGAACACGAACCCGACCGACGTGGCCGCGAATCGCTCGGGGACGAAACGCGCCGCCAGCGTCACGAGCGCGGTCGTCCCGGCGGTGACCGCGAGCGCCTCGAGCGCCGCCGGCACGCTCGGTCCGAGCCACGGCGAACGCCCCTCCGGGCCCAAGGTCATGGGCACTGGAGGCGAGCGACGTACGACTCTTTCGAGAACGACGTGCCGCCGACGGGCTCGGCGTCCTCCCAGGCGACCCAGAGCTCACCCTTCTCGGAGCCCTGCGCGATCGACGGACGGGGATGATCCCCCGCGACGTGCCCGAAGGCCGTGAAGGGGCCCGCGCCGTCGCGCGTGACCTGCGCGACCCGCACGCGACCGGCCTCGTAGTAGGCGACGTACACCTCTCCTGCCTTGGAGGCGAAGAGGGTCGGGCGACCGCCCTTCGGGGCGAACTGCTTTCGC from Myxococcales bacterium carries:
- a CDS encoding helicase — protein: MERSTVTAFLGPTNTGKTHRAVLRMLEHDTGAIGLPLRLLAREVYDKVREKVGAERVALVTGEERRVPRAPSYWISTTEAMDTERPVDFVAVDEVQLMEDRERGHVFTDRVLHARGRRETIFLGSLAAREVLLGLVPHAVLEHAPRLSRLSHAGALSLKKLPPRSAVVAFSMAEVIELAERAKVRGGAAVVLGALSPRARNAQVAMFQAGEVDTLVATDAIGMGLNLDCRHVAFAKLRKFDGREVRELEVSEASQIAGRAGRYVTDGTFGTLAPLSLPTGLVRSVEQHLVPSIRRARFRARPSFDSLDALVASLAERGRSSWLVQAPSEIDDLRTLVSLAARPEVRRRVTSADDVRLLWEMCSIPDYRKLLFESHAAFVLDLFVEVRDRGPVSRAFLASRFAGVDDTTGDVDTLLARIAHVRLLSYVAQKQSFVAEPAEIAAQAAEWEDRLSDALHAALVARFVTTGKRRVVPMTRAPSRGGRERVPEPPPSHTGPFAALAELRVGPARQAPTIERSIVHAIDEASFDDFELGPMGEVTLHGEEVLRLVRGRTLAEPAFKLTLARDLRGGERLVVERRARALVADLASYFVRDLLPLPEGASAALRGIVFRLREGLGAFVRAEAKAELAALSPACRAHLARANVVTRFGTVMARTAPEDRRVRAALLHVATGERLAEPEVACAPRRAFPKGISPLLFGYYQANGVWVRGDLSPPPTSPAERLGRRADGAK
- a CDS encoding CPBP family intramembrane metalloprotease, giving the protein MAKSVVVSMGWALLAALVVFVPFALGWRRVWHVTSVFRFPFTPAAFANEAFGQLVIIALPEEAFYRGYLQSRLDLAFGPKLRARVLGADVGLSIVVTSLLFALGHVATIPSPARLAVFFPSLLFGLLRARTRGVGAGIVFHAMCNLLSEILGKGYGLY
- a CDS encoding HAD-IB family hydrolase, coding for MPRAALFDMDRTLVRIETASLYVRYQREIGEATFADVARVVYWMLQYTAGIIDAPGVAKRALRAIEGVPEVVLSARCDDWFRTHVEKHVCDEGRRAVEAHRQKGEVLAVVTGASEYATRPLGRLLGIPHLLTSELEVGSDGRFTGRFVDPLCYAEGKITKAEKLAKELGFSLDDATFYSDSYTDLPLLERVAVPVCVNPDPRLRRVAAKRGWRVESW
- the nadC gene encoding carboxylating nicotinate-nucleotide diphosphorylase, producing MRLSPISLVDPIIDRAFAEDLSGSDVTTHACIPEETLAVARAVARKPVVVSGVDVAARVFEKLDPTLTFERHVEDGTLVPAKTALFTVRGSAQSILMAERTALNLIQRMIGTATLTRAYVDAVPKGRACRITDTRKTTPGLRLLERYAVRCGGGKNHRDDLGSAILIKDNHIVASGGVKEAISRARANASHTCTIECEVDKLAQLELALEAGVDIVLLDNMDDATVAKAVARVREVSPRTLVEASGGITLPRITALAELGVDAISVGALTHSAPAADIGLDFDPA